In the genome of Actinomadura graeca, one region contains:
- a CDS encoding M4 family metallopeptidase yields the protein MRSTTPGRVNRRVTMSTALVAVAAMAAIGMQAAPSSAAPAQAPKGNPGQLPAQLSAKEYKALVGQAKAQEDKTASELRLGDKVELKVKSVVKDRDGTTHTRYLQSYDGLPVVGGDIIVHRAKSGELQRVSRAEVRPLTVDTAPKTLASTKPATPKGEGSVAPRKIVWMGRDGSSVLAWETVVGGMQKDGTPNRLHVVTDAVTGKKITQWQGVHTGTGKSMYSGTVQLGTTNSGGSYSLRDAGRGGHDTTNLNRAQSGRGTLFTDADDTWGDGTASNTQTAGVDAAYGAAETWDYYKTVHGRSGIRGDGVGAYSRVHYGNSYVNAFWEDSCFCMTYGDGSGNSKPLTELDVAGHEMTHGVTSNTAGLIYEGESGGLNEATSDIFGTAMEFWSNNPSDVGDYFIGEKIDIFGNGQPLRYMDKPSKDGNSLDNWSPNAGGVDVHYSSGIANHFFYLLSEGSGSKVINGTTYNSPTADGKAVTGIGRDKAAAIWYKALTSEFRANTDYKGARDGTLKAAAALYGQTSPEYTAVANAWAGVKVGSRAQDPGDPGPGDPGPGDPGNTSWAEGKSYNIGDTVVYDGVTYRCLQPHTSQPGWTPPNVPALWEAA from the coding sequence GTGAGATCCACCACCCCCGGACGCGTCAACCGGCGCGTCACCATGAGCACCGCGCTGGTCGCCGTCGCCGCCATGGCGGCGATCGGCATGCAGGCGGCACCGTCCTCCGCCGCCCCCGCCCAGGCGCCCAAGGGGAATCCCGGGCAGCTGCCCGCGCAGCTGAGCGCCAAGGAGTACAAGGCGCTCGTCGGCCAGGCCAAGGCGCAGGAGGACAAGACCGCTTCCGAGCTGCGACTCGGAGACAAGGTCGAGCTGAAGGTCAAGAGCGTCGTCAAGGACAGGGACGGGACCACCCACACCCGCTACCTGCAGTCCTATGACGGGCTGCCCGTCGTCGGCGGCGACATCATCGTCCACCGCGCCAAGTCCGGCGAGCTCCAGCGGGTGTCCCGGGCGGAGGTCCGCCCGCTCACGGTCGACACCGCGCCGAAGACGCTGGCGTCCACCAAGCCCGCGACGCCGAAGGGCGAGGGCAGCGTGGCCCCCCGCAAGATCGTCTGGATGGGACGCGACGGCTCGTCGGTCCTGGCCTGGGAGACGGTCGTCGGCGGGATGCAGAAGGACGGCACGCCGAACCGGCTGCACGTCGTCACCGACGCCGTCACCGGCAAGAAGATCACCCAGTGGCAGGGTGTCCACACCGGCACGGGCAAGAGCATGTACTCCGGCACCGTCCAGCTGGGCACCACCAACTCCGGCGGCAGCTACTCCCTTCGCGACGCCGGGCGCGGCGGCCACGACACCACGAACCTGAACCGCGCCCAGTCGGGCCGGGGCACCCTGTTCACCGACGCCGACGACACCTGGGGCGACGGCACGGCGAGCAACACCCAGACCGCCGGCGTCGACGCCGCCTACGGCGCCGCCGAGACCTGGGACTACTACAAGACCGTCCACGGCCGCTCGGGCATCCGCGGCGACGGTGTCGGTGCCTACTCGCGCGTCCACTACGGCAACAGCTACGTGAACGCGTTCTGGGAAGACAGCTGCTTCTGCATGACCTACGGCGACGGCTCCGGCAACAGCAAGCCGCTGACCGAGCTGGACGTGGCCGGTCACGAGATGACCCACGGCGTCACGTCCAACACGGCGGGCCTGATCTACGAGGGCGAGTCCGGCGGCCTGAACGAGGCCACCTCCGACATCTTCGGCACCGCGATGGAGTTCTGGTCCAACAACCCCTCCGACGTGGGCGACTACTTCATCGGCGAGAAGATCGACATCTTCGGCAACGGCCAGCCGCTGCGGTACATGGACAAGCCCAGCAAGGACGGCAACTCGCTGGACAACTGGTCGCCGAACGCCGGCGGCGTGGACGTCCACTACTCCTCGGGCATCGCCAACCACTTCTTCTACCTGCTGTCCGAGGGCAGCGGCTCGAAGGTCATCAACGGCACCACCTACAACTCGCCGACGGCCGACGGCAAGGCGGTCACGGGCATCGGCCGGGACAAGGCCGCGGCCATCTGGTACAAGGCCCTCACCTCCGAGTTCAGGGCGAACACCGACTACAAGGGCGCCAGGGACGGCACCTTGAAGGCCGCCGCCGCCCTCTACGGCCAGACCAGCCCCGAGTACACCGCGGTGGCGAACGCCTGGGCGGGCGTCAAGGTCGGCAGCCGCGCCCAGGACCCGGGCGACCCCGGCCCCGGTGACCCCGGTCCCGGCGACCCGGGCAACACCTCCTGGGCCGAGGGCAAGTCCTACAACATCGGTGACACCGTGGTCTACGACGGCGTGACCTACCGCTGCCTCCAGCCCCACACGTCCCAGCCGGGCTGGACGCCGCCGAACGTCCCGGCCCTCTGGGAAGCCGCCTGA
- a CDS encoding LysR family transcriptional regulator, protein MPEPEIRELRYFRAVAEELNITRAAERLGIAQPPLSRAMRQLERRLGVALFDRSGKRLALTPAGETLAGEAAVVLKAVDAAVRRTRRAGLPGRGIVVTAKPGVATELLSRVRERARAEPDAPDLRVVVSGFGEQADMVRDGRADVAIAACFHGHGLDTRLLATEPRVAALASGHELAARDVLGAADLKTEPAPRWDDTTVDRGYWLGHPDRPSDGPVVRDTAQLLEVVALGQAVALIPASLATRNVRPDVTYRPVHDAEPYRTMALWPTGTRSPWIAWFVETALECAC, encoded by the coding sequence ATGCCGGAGCCGGAAATCCGCGAGCTGCGCTATTTTCGCGCCGTCGCCGAGGAACTGAACATCACCCGCGCGGCCGAGCGGCTCGGCATCGCCCAGCCCCCGCTTTCCCGGGCCATGCGCCAGCTGGAACGCAGACTGGGCGTCGCCCTGTTCGACCGCTCCGGGAAACGGCTGGCGCTGACCCCGGCGGGCGAGACCCTGGCCGGTGAGGCGGCCGTCGTCCTGAAGGCCGTGGACGCCGCCGTCCGCCGGACGCGGCGCGCGGGCCTGCCCGGACGCGGCATCGTGGTCACCGCGAAACCGGGGGTGGCCACGGAGTTGCTGAGCCGGGTCCGCGAACGGGCCCGCGCCGAGCCGGACGCACCGGACCTGCGGGTCGTGGTGAGCGGATTCGGCGAGCAGGCCGACATGGTGCGCGACGGCCGCGCGGACGTGGCGATCGCGGCGTGCTTCCACGGCCACGGCCTCGACACCCGGCTGCTGGCGACCGAACCGCGCGTCGCGGCGCTCGCCTCCGGACACGAGCTGGCCGCGCGCGACGTCCTCGGCGCCGCCGACCTGAAGACCGAACCGGCACCCCGATGGGACGACACCACCGTCGACCGCGGCTACTGGCTGGGCCACCCGGATCGTCCGTCCGACGGGCCGGTCGTGCGGGACACCGCGCAGTTGCTGGAAGTGGTCGCCCTGGGCCAGGCGGTCGCGCTGATACCCGCTTCACTGGCCACGAGGAACGTCCGTCCCGACGTGACCTACCGCCCGGTGCACGACGCCGAGCCGTACCGGACCATGGCACTTTGGCCGACGGGGACCCGGTCGCCCTGGATCGCCTGGTTCGTCGAGACGGCCCTGGAGTGCGCCTGCTGA
- a CDS encoding SDR family NAD(P)-dependent oxidoreductase, with product MNANETALVTGGNKGIGRAIVHALARRGLVVYLGARSPERGRSAVEELRREPGLDVRFAHLDVTDPRTVETAVKAIEADTGRLDVLVNNAGIAAGWDVGAADVTAAHLREVYEVNVFGVVTVTSACVPLLRRSGNPRIVNVSGGPGSLTFLSDPDHPLTARASLAYSSSKAALNALTLIYADALRADGIKVNAAGPGLVPTDQNAAAPFPRGDRTAADGAVVPSLLATIPADGPTGVFRGPDSLDDVVPW from the coding sequence ATGAACGCGAATGAGACGGCCCTGGTCACCGGCGGCAACAAGGGCATCGGCCGGGCGATCGTCCACGCCCTCGCCCGGCGGGGCCTCGTCGTCTATCTCGGCGCGCGGAGTCCCGAGCGCGGCCGTTCGGCCGTCGAAGAACTGAGGAGGGAACCGGGCCTGGACGTTCGGTTCGCGCACCTCGATGTGACCGATCCGAGAACCGTCGAAACGGCCGTTAAGGCGATCGAGGCCGACACGGGACGGCTGGACGTCCTCGTCAACAACGCGGGGATCGCGGCCGGGTGGGACGTCGGGGCGGCCGACGTCACGGCCGCGCATCTCCGCGAGGTGTACGAGGTCAACGTCTTCGGCGTCGTCACGGTGACATCGGCCTGTGTGCCGCTGCTCCGGCGGTCGGGCAATCCGCGGATCGTCAACGTGTCCGGCGGGCCCGGGTCGCTCACCTTCCTGAGCGACCCGGACCACCCTCTTACGGCACGCGCGTCGCTCGCGTACAGCTCGTCCAAGGCCGCGCTCAACGCCCTGACGCTGATCTACGCCGATGCCCTCCGCGCCGACGGGATCAAGGTCAACGCCGCGGGCCCGGGCCTCGTGCCGACCGACCAGAACGCCGCCGCGCCCTTCCCGCGCGGTGACCGCACCGCGGCCGACGGCGCCGTCGTCCCGTCCCTGCTCGCGACGATCCCCGCCGACGGCCCCACCGGCGTGTTCCGCGGCCCGGACTCGCTGGACGACGTCGTCCCCTGGTGA
- a CDS encoding DinB family protein has product MTSANRKRDTGPPRTGTAEKDVLTGFLDYLRDAVAAKAEGLPEVQARAQGVPSGTNLLGLVKHLTYVERQWLLGHTVTDWQATFHLTQDETAETILAAYRATSAEANARIATWDDLTETGPAPAKPGRPVPSRRWTLTHLIEETARHAGHADILRELIDGATGR; this is encoded by the coding sequence ATGACGAGCGCGAACCGCAAGCGCGACACAGGACCGCCGCGGACCGGAACCGCCGAGAAGGACGTCCTCACCGGCTTCCTCGACTACCTGCGCGACGCCGTCGCCGCCAAAGCCGAGGGCCTCCCCGAAGTCCAAGCCCGCGCCCAGGGTGTGCCGTCCGGGACGAACCTGCTCGGACTGGTCAAACACCTTACCTATGTGGAGCGGCAATGGCTGCTCGGCCACACCGTCACGGACTGGCAGGCCACGTTCCACCTCACGCAGGACGAGACGGCCGAGACGATCCTCGCCGCCTACCGGGCCACCAGCGCCGAGGCGAACGCGCGGATCGCCACCTGGGACGATCTCACCGAGACCGGTCCCGCCCCGGCCAAGCCCGGCAGGCCGGTGCCGTCCCGGCGCTGGACGCTGACCCACCTGATCGAGGAGACCGCACGCCACGCCGGACACGCCGACATCCTGCGGGAACTCATCGACGGCGCGACCGGGCGCTGA
- a CDS encoding TetR/AcrR family transcriptional regulator, whose amino-acid sequence MGPVSRAEQRRRTEERILVAARTLFAEHGYDRTTIRAIAAEADTDPGLVMRYFGSKERLFARVAVVDRPEPLGGSPEQVAETLLAALDAKLAAEPVGALAALRSMFTHPEAAREVREAMLAEQRQAEAATPGEDAALRTALIGALTLGTVIGRYMLDLDGLRDASPEQITALLRQPFHAIVHGPPNPDPHGAQGETDARPTPERG is encoded by the coding sequence GTGGGTCCTGTGTCCCGGGCTGAGCAGCGTCGCCGCACCGAAGAGCGGATCCTGGTGGCGGCGCGGACGCTGTTCGCCGAGCACGGCTATGACCGGACGACGATCCGCGCGATCGCCGCGGAGGCGGACACCGATCCCGGCTTGGTCATGAGGTACTTCGGGTCCAAGGAGAGGCTCTTCGCCAGGGTCGCCGTGGTGGACCGGCCCGAACCCCTCGGCGGAAGCCCCGAGCAGGTCGCCGAGACGCTGCTCGCGGCGCTGGACGCGAAGCTCGCGGCGGAGCCGGTCGGCGCGCTGGCGGCCCTCCGCTCAATGTTCACCCACCCTGAGGCCGCCAGAGAGGTGCGCGAGGCGATGCTCGCCGAGCAGCGCCAAGCCGAAGCGGCGACCCCAGGAGAAGACGCGGCCCTGCGTACGGCGTTGATCGGCGCGCTCACGCTGGGCACCGTCATCGGGCGCTACATGCTGGACCTCGACGGCCTGCGCGACGCATCACCGGAGCAGATCACCGCGCTCCTGCGCCAGCCGTTCCACGCGATCGTCCACGGCCCCCCAAACCCCGATCCCCACGGTGCTCAGGGTGAGACCGATGCTCGTCCGACGCCGGAACGGGGATGA
- the arfB gene encoding alternative ribosome rescue aminoacyl-tRNA hydrolase ArfB — MSDQLPIRGSVSIPESELSWRFSRSSGPGGQHVNTSATAAELSFDVAASSLPEPYKTRALDRLAGRLVRGVLTIRAEEFRSQLRNRDAARARLAALLAEAIAPPPKKRVPKKIPRGINERRLENKKRRSDVKRSRSRRWD, encoded by the coding sequence ATGTCCGACCAGCTCCCGATCCGCGGCTCGGTCTCCATCCCGGAGTCCGAGCTGAGCTGGCGTTTCTCGCGCTCCTCGGGTCCGGGCGGGCAGCACGTCAACACCAGCGCGACCGCCGCCGAACTCTCCTTCGACGTCGCCGCGTCGTCCCTCCCGGAGCCCTACAAGACACGCGCCCTGGACCGCCTGGCCGGACGCCTCGTCCGCGGCGTCCTCACCATCCGCGCAGAAGAGTTCCGCTCCCAACTCCGCAACAGGGACGCCGCCCGCGCGCGCTTGGCAGCGCTTCTCGCCGAAGCCATCGCCCCTCCCCCGAAGAAGCGCGTCCCGAAGAAGATCCCACGCGGCATCAACGAGCGCCGCCTGGAGAACAAGAAGCGCCGCTCCGACGTCAAACGCTCCCGCTCCCGCCGCTGGGACTGA
- a CDS encoding S1C family serine protease: protein MTAQQPWEPHRPDFAPHGHTWPAPPAPPGPPAAPFAAPAGPRGPLWTTRRKLAAAGAALALAVGAGSTGAAVAVALAGDRTVYSGPTAVSGASAKAGTVAQVAAAVQPSVVSIQAQTRQGTSGGSGVVLRPDGVIMTNAHVVSGSQQVTVKFSDGKTAPARVLGADTRDDIAVIKAEGVSGLRAATLGNSSALAVGDQVLAVGSPLGLDGSVTSGIVSALGRQIKEGDSGGGEENLPPGLRGQLSQQQQTVIENAIQTDAAINPGNSGGALVNAAGQVIGVNTAIATSGGGSGNIGVGFAIPVNSAKKVADQIIAGAQT, encoded by the coding sequence ATGACCGCCCAGCAACCGTGGGAGCCACACCGTCCGGACTTCGCGCCGCACGGGCACACCTGGCCCGCTCCGCCCGCACCGCCCGGACCACCCGCGGCCCCGTTCGCCGCTCCCGCCGGCCCGCGCGGGCCGCTGTGGACGACGCGCCGCAAGCTCGCCGCCGCGGGAGCCGCCCTGGCACTCGCGGTGGGCGCCGGAAGCACGGGCGCGGCCGTCGCGGTGGCCCTCGCGGGCGACCGCACCGTCTACTCCGGCCCCACCGCCGTCTCCGGCGCCTCCGCCAAGGCGGGCACGGTCGCGCAGGTCGCGGCGGCCGTCCAGCCGAGCGTCGTGTCGATCCAGGCGCAGACCCGGCAGGGCACCTCCGGCGGCTCCGGCGTCGTCCTGCGCCCGGACGGTGTGATCATGACGAACGCGCACGTCGTCTCCGGCTCCCAGCAGGTGACGGTGAAGTTCAGCGACGGCAAGACCGCACCCGCCCGCGTGCTCGGCGCCGACACCCGCGACGACATCGCCGTGATCAAGGCCGAGGGCGTTTCCGGCCTCCGGGCCGCGACGCTCGGCAACAGCTCCGCCCTCGCCGTCGGGGACCAGGTCCTCGCCGTCGGCAGCCCCCTCGGGCTGGACGGCTCGGTGACCTCGGGCATCGTCAGCGCGCTCGGCCGGCAGATCAAGGAGGGCGACTCCGGCGGCGGCGAGGAGAACCTCCCGCCCGGCCTGCGCGGGCAGCTCTCCCAGCAGCAGCAGACGGTGATCGAGAACGCGATCCAGACCGACGCCGCCATCAACCCCGGCAACTCCGGCGGGGCGCTGGTCAACGCCGCCGGCCAGGTGATCGGCGTGAACACCGCCATCGCCACCTCCGGCGGCGGCTCGGGCAACATCGGCGTCGGCTTCGCGATCCCGGTCAACAGCGCCAAGAAGGTCGCCGACCAGATCATCGCCGGGGCCCAGACCTGA
- a CDS encoding sensor histidine kinase, with product MASPSPAPSAPAWRLGSFWGRTPLRVKLIAGMLVLVMLGLTVMSAASTSVLRDYLVDRADTQLEGWVKRAVTQVVPQLQTGQPQIDVRIPSEMNVQIRDAAGRPVDQDSPWGEEGYPKLPGNLKDHLYKPFTVTGSGAGSPWRVLAQPIPGGGVLILGLSMDEIERTVGRLVAIDVIVGLLVLAVLAVLGVWVVRASLRPLAAVEETAGAIAAGDLARRVPEADPSTEMGRLGRSLNAMLAQIEAAFGARAQSEAAARRSEETARRSEERMRRFVADAGHELRTPLTAIRGFAELYRQGAARDPAEIARLIGRIEETAARMGLLVEDLLLLARLDRERPIERRPVDLLAVAADSVQEARVLSPERAIDLTVEGGTAYQVRGDEPRLRQVLGNLLSNARAHTPEGTPVQVTLSPGTLHGSPAAVVEVADEGPGLSPEQAERVFERFYRADPSRSREDGGTGLGLAIVAALVAAHSGLVEAGSAPGGGAAFRVVLPLDPD from the coding sequence ATGGCCTCGCCGTCCCCGGCGCCCTCCGCGCCGGCGTGGCGCCTCGGATCGTTCTGGGGCCGGACGCCGCTGCGCGTGAAGCTGATCGCCGGGATGCTCGTCCTGGTCATGCTCGGGCTGACGGTGATGAGCGCCGCGAGCACCTCCGTCCTGCGCGACTACCTGGTGGACCGGGCGGACACGCAGCTGGAGGGCTGGGTCAAGCGCGCGGTGACGCAGGTCGTGCCGCAGCTCCAGACCGGGCAGCCGCAGATCGACGTGCGCATCCCGAGCGAGATGAACGTGCAGATCCGCGACGCCGCCGGGCGCCCCGTCGACCAGGACTCGCCGTGGGGCGAGGAGGGCTACCCGAAGCTCCCCGGGAATCTGAAGGACCACCTGTACAAGCCGTTCACCGTGACGGGCAGCGGGGCGGGCTCGCCGTGGCGCGTCCTCGCCCAGCCGATACCGGGCGGCGGCGTGCTGATCCTCGGGCTCAGCATGGACGAGATCGAACGCACCGTCGGGCGGCTCGTCGCGATCGACGTGATCGTGGGTCTGCTGGTGCTCGCCGTCCTGGCCGTCCTCGGGGTCTGGGTGGTGCGGGCCTCGCTGCGCCCGCTCGCCGCCGTCGAGGAGACCGCCGGCGCCATCGCCGCCGGTGACCTGGCCAGACGCGTGCCGGAGGCGGATCCGTCGACGGAGATGGGACGGCTCGGCCGCTCGCTGAACGCGATGCTCGCCCAGATCGAGGCGGCGTTCGGCGCCCGCGCCCAGTCCGAGGCGGCGGCGCGCCGCTCGGAGGAGACCGCGCGCCGCTCCGAGGAGCGCATGCGCCGGTTCGTCGCGGACGCGGGCCACGAGCTGCGCACGCCGCTCACCGCGATCCGCGGGTTCGCCGAGCTGTACCGCCAGGGCGCCGCCCGCGACCCGGCCGAGATCGCGCGGCTCATCGGCCGGATCGAGGAGACCGCCGCCCGGATGGGCCTGCTCGTCGAGGACCTCCTGCTGCTCGCCCGGCTCGACCGCGAGCGCCCCATCGAGCGGCGCCCGGTGGACCTGCTCGCGGTCGCCGCCGACTCCGTCCAGGAGGCCAGAGTCCTCTCACCTGAGCGAGCGATCGACCTGACTGTCGAGGGCGGCACGGCCTACCAGGTGCGTGGGGACGAGCCGCGCCTGCGGCAGGTGCTCGGCAACCTGCTGTCCAATGCCAGGGCGCACACCCCGGAGGGCACACCGGTGCAGGTCACACTGTCCCCGGGCACCCTCCACGGCAGCCCCGCGGCGGTCGTCGAGGTCGCGGACGAGGGACCCGGCCTCTCCCCGGAGCAGGCCGAGCGCGTCTTCGAGCGGTTCTACCGCGCCGACCCGTCCCGCTCCCGCGAGGACGGCGGCACCGGCCTCGGCCTCGCCATCGTCGCCGCGCTGGTCGCGGCCCACAGCGGCCTCGTGGAGGCCGGCTCCGCGCCGGGCGGCGGCGCCGCCTTCCGCGTCGTCCTGCCCCTCGACCCCGACTGA
- a CDS encoding response regulator transcription factor — protein sequence MLLVVEDEPNILELLSGSLRFTGFEVVTATNGADAVQAARRHRPDLIVLDVMLPDIDGFDVARRLRSGGDHTPVLFLTARDSVQDRIKGLTIGGDDYVTKPFSLEEVIARIRAVLRRFRGGAAEPPARMVFADIELDEDSHEVWRHGKAVQLSPTEFKLLRYFMANAGRVLSKAQILDHVWNYDFRGDAGIVESYVSALRRKVDNVEPRLIHTLRGVGYVLREPPAPG from the coding sequence ATGCTGCTCGTGGTCGAGGACGAGCCGAACATCCTGGAGCTGCTCTCCGGCAGCCTGCGCTTCACCGGCTTCGAGGTGGTCACCGCGACGAACGGCGCCGACGCCGTCCAGGCCGCGCGGCGGCACCGGCCGGACCTGATCGTCCTGGACGTGATGCTGCCCGACATCGACGGGTTCGACGTCGCGCGGCGGCTGCGCTCGGGCGGCGACCACACGCCCGTGCTGTTCCTCACCGCCCGCGACTCCGTGCAGGACCGGATCAAGGGCCTGACGATCGGCGGCGACGACTACGTCACCAAGCCGTTCAGCCTGGAGGAGGTCATCGCCCGCATCCGCGCCGTCCTGCGCCGGTTCCGCGGCGGCGCCGCCGAGCCTCCGGCGCGGATGGTGTTCGCCGACATCGAGCTGGACGAGGACAGCCACGAGGTGTGGCGGCACGGTAAGGCCGTCCAGCTGTCTCCCACCGAGTTCAAGCTGCTGCGCTACTTCATGGCCAACGCGGGACGCGTCCTGTCGAAGGCCCAGATCCTCGACCACGTGTGGAACTACGACTTCCGGGGCGACGCGGGGATCGTCGAGTCGTACGTGTCCGCGCTGCGCCGCAAGGTCGACAACGTCGAGCCGCGGCTCATCCACACCCTGCGGGGCGTGGGATACGTGCTGCGCGAGCCCCCCGCCCCGGGCTGA
- the def gene encoding peptide deformylase gives MSKKTTARPGRRGRRRGTARPIRLLGDPVLRTPCDPVRTFGTSLERLIDDMFITMYDEDGAGVAANQVGVPLRAFVYDCDDARGRRHVGHVVNPVLVAADGEPLVEPEGCLSLPGLRFATPRFPRAVVEGVDAGGAPVRVEGTGYLARCLQHECGHLDGGVYIDTLSGDTRREAMRAIRALGR, from the coding sequence GTGAGCAAGAAGACCACCGCGCGCCCCGGCCGCAGAGGACGGCGCCGCGGCACCGCCCGGCCGATCAGGCTCCTCGGCGACCCCGTCCTGCGCACCCCGTGCGATCCCGTCCGGACGTTCGGCACGTCGCTGGAACGCCTGATCGACGACATGTTCATCACGATGTACGACGAGGACGGCGCCGGCGTGGCCGCCAACCAGGTCGGCGTCCCGCTGCGCGCGTTCGTCTACGACTGCGACGACGCGCGCGGCCGCCGGCACGTCGGCCATGTGGTCAACCCCGTGCTGGTGGCCGCCGACGGCGAGCCGCTCGTGGAGCCGGAGGGCTGCCTGTCCCTGCCGGGCCTGCGCTTCGCCACCCCCCGTTTCCCCCGCGCGGTCGTCGAGGGCGTGGACGCCGGGGGCGCGCCCGTCCGCGTGGAGGGCACCGGGTACCTCGCCCGCTGCCTCCAGCACGAGTGCGGCCACCTGGACGGCGGGGTCTACATCGACACCCTGTCCGGCGACACGCGCCGCGAGGCCATGCGCGCCATCCGGGCCCTCGGCCGCTGA
- a CDS encoding DivIVA domain-containing protein translates to MSNEAEILPNLLQEESFEIVMRGYNRRQVDDFIARAQQKHRELESRLARAQDDAERIRREMAELREARKPTGDDLSDRLRQIINLAEDEASDKVAEAESKGAEIRADAEQESKRIIDDARAHAEKNLAQAQDKAEHVLASAKKESESVLSAAKQEAEQTVTSARLEAERTLTASERRASVINEGATQRLTSLTKNHTQALQRLTEISETLHRLLTAENEAGPLEKMVEDAVRSTAPRKQAPPAQPAPATATQAKPAPAKPAPATAVGGATPAKPAPAVKPSTATPLPAGSTPSIKKPEPEPAAAESPSTHVPQQARVPRPLEDTDGPVPPQPPRGPADAG, encoded by the coding sequence ATGAGCAACGAAGCCGAAATCCTGCCGAACCTCCTCCAAGAAGAGTCCTTCGAGATCGTCATGCGCGGCTACAACCGCCGCCAGGTCGACGATTTCATCGCGCGCGCCCAGCAGAAGCACCGCGAGCTCGAGTCGCGGCTCGCCCGCGCCCAGGACGACGCCGAGCGCATCCGCCGCGAGATGGCCGAGCTCCGGGAGGCCCGCAAGCCGACCGGGGACGACCTGAGCGACCGGCTCCGTCAGATCATCAACCTCGCCGAGGACGAGGCCAGCGACAAGGTCGCCGAGGCCGAGTCCAAGGGCGCCGAGATCCGCGCCGACGCCGAGCAGGAGTCCAAGCGCATCATCGACGACGCCCGCGCGCACGCCGAGAAGAACCTGGCGCAGGCGCAGGACAAGGCCGAGCACGTGCTCGCGTCCGCGAAGAAGGAGTCCGAGAGCGTCCTGTCGGCCGCCAAGCAGGAGGCCGAGCAGACGGTGACCAGCGCGCGGCTGGAGGCCGAGCGCACCCTCACCGCGTCCGAGCGCCGCGCGAGCGTGATCAACGAGGGCGCGACGCAGCGGCTGACCTCGCTCACCAAGAACCACACGCAGGCCCTGCAGCGCCTCACCGAGATCAGCGAGACCCTGCACCGCCTGCTGACCGCCGAGAACGAGGCGGGCCCGCTGGAGAAGATGGTCGAGGACGCCGTCCGGTCGACCGCGCCGCGCAAGCAGGCGCCGCCCGCGCAGCCCGCCCCGGCCACCGCCACCCAGGCCAAGCCCGCCCCGGCCAAGCCCGCCCCGGCCACCGCGGTGGGCGGCGCCACCCCGGCCAAGCCCGCCCCGGCGGTCAAGCCGTCCACGGCGACCCCGCTGCCGGCGGGCAGCACCCCGTCCATCAAGAAGCCCGAGCCGGAGCCGGCCGCGGCCGAGTCCCCGTCCACGCACGTCCCGCAGCAGGCCCGGGTGCCGCGCCCGCTGGAGGACACCGACGGCCCCGTCCCGCCGCAGCCGCCCCGCGGCCCGGCGGACGCCGGCTGA
- a CDS encoding gamma carbonic anhydrase family protein, which translates to MNYVGSLGEDRPTIHPDAWVAPGAVVVGRVTLGRGSSVWYGSVLRGEDEDVVVGDECNIQDLCCLHCDPGLPAVLEDRVSLGHKAMVHGAHVETGSLIGIGAIVLNGARIGAGTLIAAGALVPPGKKIPSGVLVAGTPGKIVRELTDDDRLVLDNTPPIYAEKARRHREASWERPGDSE; encoded by the coding sequence ATGAACTACGTGGGTTCGCTGGGTGAGGATCGACCGACAATCCATCCGGACGCGTGGGTCGCGCCCGGCGCCGTCGTCGTCGGACGGGTGACGCTGGGCCGCGGATCGAGCGTCTGGTACGGCTCGGTGCTGCGCGGCGAGGACGAGGACGTCGTCGTCGGCGACGAGTGCAACATCCAGGACCTGTGCTGCCTGCACTGCGACCCGGGCCTGCCCGCCGTCCTGGAGGACCGCGTCAGCCTCGGCCACAAGGCGATGGTGCACGGCGCCCACGTGGAGACGGGCTCGCTCATCGGGATCGGCGCGATCGTGCTGAACGGCGCCCGCATCGGCGCCGGGACCCTGATCGCGGCCGGTGCGCTGGTGCCGCCGGGGAAGAAGATCCCGTCCGGGGTGCTGGTCGCCGGGACACCGGGGAAGATCGTCCGGGAGCTGACCGACGACGACCGTCTCGTCCTGGACAACACCCCGCCCATCTACGCGGAGAAGGCCCGGCGGCACCGCGAGGCGTCCTGGGAGCGTCCGGGGGACAGCGAATGA